In Bombus pascuorum chromosome 13, iyBomPasc1.1, whole genome shotgun sequence, a single genomic region encodes these proteins:
- the LOC132913734 gene encoding uncharacterized protein LOC132913734: MAVSRLCAAFRQITIKGESNIIARYYSSHMLKGCNNALNFSNFSKNALIVSPSNVHIKFIPKTLDIDFRNPGSTTKKNIYEIPLSRYMPSMEEPLIKQPIKQDLPLTNTSFELPATENILEKLAVRLMIIRKKKMKKHKRRKLRKRMKFVWAKIRANRNITKEKVFQAELIAQIKEAHMFNAKKYVEERLAILDKEILPKTFRGEILPEDMIRKFIQEKVEKKMRKHNRPRLTLD; this comes from the exons atGGCTGTTAGCAGATTGTGTGCAGCATTTCGACAAATAACAATAAAGGGAgaaa GTAATATTATCGCGAGATATTACTCTTCCCATATGTTAAAAGGATGCAATAatgctttgaatttttctaatttttctaaaaatgcaTTAATTGTAAGTCCTTCAAACgtgcatattaaatttataccaaAAACACTTGATATAGATTTTAGAAATCCAGGCAGTActactaaaaaaaatatatatgaaataccaTTATCAAGATATATGCCATCAATGGAAGAACCTTTAATAAAACAGCCTATTAAGCAGGATTTACCATTAACAAATACATCTTTTGAACTTCCtgcaacagaaaatattttagaaaaattagctGTACGTTTAatgataattagaaaaaaaaagatgaagaaaCACAAAAGAAGGAAACTACGTAAAAGAATGAAGTTTGTGTGGGCAAAGATAAGAGCAAATCGTAATATAACAAAGGAAAAAGTATTTCAAGCAGAATTAATTGCACAAATTAAAGAAGCCCACATGTTTAATGCTAAAAAATATGTTGAAGAAAGACTTGCAATTTtggataaagaaatattaccaAAAACATTTAGAGGTGAAATATTGCCTGAAGACATGATTAGGAAATTCATAcaagaaaaagtagaaaaaaaaatgagaaaacatAATAGACCACGTTTAACActtgattaa
- the LOC132913720 gene encoding facilitated trehalose transporter Tret1-like isoform X2, translating into MTNTVAEKNGDIQNSEKSSLMESKILPKIQSSNRLEDVQPMLATNSANSDPENGRNVNGSVVRQVLAAVVAQLGTINTGMTFGFSAIALPQLQEPNSTIPIVEGSSEESWIASMSSIGTPIGCLMSGYMMDVLGRKLSLIITEIPALLGWILIAFATDIHMIYAGRFFVGLGSGMVGAPARVYTGEVTQPHLRGMLTAFASIGVSTGVLIEYLLGSVLTWNICAAVSGILPLAALLLMFLFPETPSYLMSRSRPDKAREALQQFRGSTCNINQEMETLINFSNKNNIKRLTGFREIVNALLKPNAVKPFTLLFLYFLIYQWSGTNVITFYAVEIFQDSGATLNKYLAAVILGIVRLVSTIVACILCRKCGRRPLTMVSSIGCGLSMIGLGGYMWLRNYWIANNFQLIATWFPVLCIFSYTITCTLGFLVIPWVMIGEVYPTQVRGIIGGLTTMAAHSFIFTVVKTYPFLASSITRHGTFILYGCISLFGTIYFYLCLPETKGKTLQEIEDYFSGRNDDLRTGSISRHKPKMLEAKKGQILP; encoded by the exons ATGACGAACACCGTGGCAGA AAAAAATGGTGATATCCAAAACTCAGAGAAGTCATCCTTGATGGAATCAAAGATACTTCCAAAAATTCAGTCATCCAATCGTTTGGAAGATGTGCAACCTATGCTAGCGACAAACAGTGCGAACAGTGATCCAGAAAATGGTCGTAATGTTAATGGGAGCGTTGTCAGGCAAGTTCTGGCAGCAGTAGTAGCACAACTTGGGACTATCAACACTGGTATGACCTTTGGTTTCTCTGCCATCGCTCTTCCACAACTTCAAGAACCAAATAGCACCATTCCCATCGTCGAAGGTTCATCCGAGGAATCATGGATCg CTAGTATGTCTTCTATTGGAACTCCCATCGGATGTTTGATGTCTGGATATATGATGGATGTACTTGGAAGGAAACTATCTCTCATTATCACAGAGATTCCTGCACTACTTGGGTGGATATTAATTGCATTTGCAACTGACATTCATATGATATACGCTGGAAGATTCTTCGTAGGACTTGGATCGGGCATGGTTGGTGCTCCAGCTCGCGTCTACACGGGAGAAGTGACTCAACCCCATCTACGAGGAATGTTGACCGCTTTTGCAAGTATCGGGGTCAGCACCGGTGTTCTAATCGAGTATTTATTAGGAAGCGTACTTACGTGGAACATCTGTGCAGCTGTTAGTGGGATTTTACCTCTTGCCGCTTTACTGTTGATGTTTCTATTTCCTGAGACACCGTCGTATCTTATGTCTCGTAGTAGACCTGACAAAGCACGCGAAGCATTACAACAGTTTCGTGGTAGTACATGTAATATCAATCAAGAAATGGAGACActtatcaatttttcaaataagaaCAATATCAAGCGATTAACAGGATTTCGTGAGATAGTCAACGCTCTGTTAAAACCTAATGCCGTTAAACCATTTACtttgctatttttatattttttaatataccaaTGGTCAGGTACAAACGTTATAACTTTTTATGCCGTTGAAATCTTCCAAGATTCAGGAGCAACGTTAAACAAGTACTTAGCTGCAGTAATTCTCGGGATAGTTAGATTAGTATCAACCATTGTCGCTTGTATCTTATGTAGAAAATGTGGACGAAGACCTCTCACGATGGTTTCTTCCATTGGTTGTGGACTTTCCATGATAGGATTAGGTGGATATATGTGGTTAAGAAACTACTGGATTGcgaataattttcaacttaTTGCTACTTGGTTTCctgttttatgtatattttcatacacTATAACTTGCACTCTTGGTTTCCTTGTTATTCCTTGGGTAATGATAGGCGAAGTGTATCCAACACAAGTACGCGGTATTATCGGAGGTTTGACTACAATGGCAGCCCACTCTTTTATCTTTACAGTAGTTAAAACGTATCCGTTTTTGGCTAGCTCAATTACTCGGCACGGTACTTTCATTCTTTACGGTTGCATATCTTTATTCGGCACAATATACTTTTATCTGTGTCTTCCCGAAACTAAAGGTAAAACGCTTcaagaaatagaagattatTTTTCCGGACGAAACGATGACTTAAGAACCGGAAGTATAAGTAGACATAAGCCAAAGATGTTAGAAGCGAAAAAGGGTCAGATATTGCCTTGA
- the LOC132913720 gene encoding facilitated trehalose transporter Tret1-like isoform X1 produces MSRNRNYETFTDECMSLSKKNGDIQNSEKSSLMESKILPKIQSSNRLEDVQPMLATNSANSDPENGRNVNGSVVRQVLAAVVAQLGTINTGMTFGFSAIALPQLQEPNSTIPIVEGSSEESWIASMSSIGTPIGCLMSGYMMDVLGRKLSLIITEIPALLGWILIAFATDIHMIYAGRFFVGLGSGMVGAPARVYTGEVTQPHLRGMLTAFASIGVSTGVLIEYLLGSVLTWNICAAVSGILPLAALLLMFLFPETPSYLMSRSRPDKAREALQQFRGSTCNINQEMETLINFSNKNNIKRLTGFREIVNALLKPNAVKPFTLLFLYFLIYQWSGTNVITFYAVEIFQDSGATLNKYLAAVILGIVRLVSTIVACILCRKCGRRPLTMVSSIGCGLSMIGLGGYMWLRNYWIANNFQLIATWFPVLCIFSYTITCTLGFLVIPWVMIGEVYPTQVRGIIGGLTTMAAHSFIFTVVKTYPFLASSITRHGTFILYGCISLFGTIYFYLCLPETKGKTLQEIEDYFSGRNDDLRTGSISRHKPKMLEAKKGQILP; encoded by the exons ATGTCCAGGAACCGGAATTACGAGACATTTACAGACGAGTGTATGTCTCTCAGCAA AAAAAATGGTGATATCCAAAACTCAGAGAAGTCATCCTTGATGGAATCAAAGATACTTCCAAAAATTCAGTCATCCAATCGTTTGGAAGATGTGCAACCTATGCTAGCGACAAACAGTGCGAACAGTGATCCAGAAAATGGTCGTAATGTTAATGGGAGCGTTGTCAGGCAAGTTCTGGCAGCAGTAGTAGCACAACTTGGGACTATCAACACTGGTATGACCTTTGGTTTCTCTGCCATCGCTCTTCCACAACTTCAAGAACCAAATAGCACCATTCCCATCGTCGAAGGTTCATCCGAGGAATCATGGATCg CTAGTATGTCTTCTATTGGAACTCCCATCGGATGTTTGATGTCTGGATATATGATGGATGTACTTGGAAGGAAACTATCTCTCATTATCACAGAGATTCCTGCACTACTTGGGTGGATATTAATTGCATTTGCAACTGACATTCATATGATATACGCTGGAAGATTCTTCGTAGGACTTGGATCGGGCATGGTTGGTGCTCCAGCTCGCGTCTACACGGGAGAAGTGACTCAACCCCATCTACGAGGAATGTTGACCGCTTTTGCAAGTATCGGGGTCAGCACCGGTGTTCTAATCGAGTATTTATTAGGAAGCGTACTTACGTGGAACATCTGTGCAGCTGTTAGTGGGATTTTACCTCTTGCCGCTTTACTGTTGATGTTTCTATTTCCTGAGACACCGTCGTATCTTATGTCTCGTAGTAGACCTGACAAAGCACGCGAAGCATTACAACAGTTTCGTGGTAGTACATGTAATATCAATCAAGAAATGGAGACActtatcaatttttcaaataagaaCAATATCAAGCGATTAACAGGATTTCGTGAGATAGTCAACGCTCTGTTAAAACCTAATGCCGTTAAACCATTTACtttgctatttttatattttttaatataccaaTGGTCAGGTACAAACGTTATAACTTTTTATGCCGTTGAAATCTTCCAAGATTCAGGAGCAACGTTAAACAAGTACTTAGCTGCAGTAATTCTCGGGATAGTTAGATTAGTATCAACCATTGTCGCTTGTATCTTATGTAGAAAATGTGGACGAAGACCTCTCACGATGGTTTCTTCCATTGGTTGTGGACTTTCCATGATAGGATTAGGTGGATATATGTGGTTAAGAAACTACTGGATTGcgaataattttcaacttaTTGCTACTTGGTTTCctgttttatgtatattttcatacacTATAACTTGCACTCTTGGTTTCCTTGTTATTCCTTGGGTAATGATAGGCGAAGTGTATCCAACACAAGTACGCGGTATTATCGGAGGTTTGACTACAATGGCAGCCCACTCTTTTATCTTTACAGTAGTTAAAACGTATCCGTTTTTGGCTAGCTCAATTACTCGGCACGGTACTTTCATTCTTTACGGTTGCATATCTTTATTCGGCACAATATACTTTTATCTGTGTCTTCCCGAAACTAAAGGTAAAACGCTTcaagaaatagaagattatTTTTCCGGACGAAACGATGACTTAAGAACCGGAAGTATAAGTAGACATAAGCCAAAGATGTTAGAAGCGAAAAAGGGTCAGATATTGCCTTGA
- the LOC132913719 gene encoding carotenoid isomerooxygenase isoform X2, whose translation MSEFLKNSIVLEKPSILDCSIATLFPLYDVEDCLKTSENELEEEKTNYFPNCDASVWMRSCKKEVIEPIIGEVIGKIPSWLKGTLLRNGPGSLQVGEYSFNHLFDSSALLHRFAIANGKVTYQCRFVQTDVYKKNNAAQRIVVTEFGTKAVPDPCRSIFQRVAAVFKPEDDSDNSMISVYPFGDEYYTFTETAVIHRIDPKTLETTGKVNVSDYVGVVNHTSHPHVMNDGTVYNLGLSMTPRGPLYNVVCFSPNQMIIDDSGEEKELSMFDQAIIVASIPSRWLLNPSYMHTFGITENYFIIIEQPLAVSLATVVSCKIKQQPMRAALKWYEKENTLIHVVSRETGLLERTFISEAFFYLHIINQFETRDRDYVVLDICCYRDAKMLDCLFVDAMKNLHKNPDYAKMFRGRPLRFVLPMKRPRSDVPLEYNLITAKTVNQGLESFQDDSVRCQSKSSSEFVETSTNDEEVNKSKKNDYKNILQRKATAHKLANGSIFVKPELLCDLGCETPRLNYDSCLGREYRYFYAISSDVDLDNPGTIIKVDILEKTRKTWCEKNVYPSEPIFVPDPNGKNEDDGVVLSSIVWSDKETRVGLLILDSVTLTEIARAIFDTPGPVPKCLHGWFTLDK comes from the exons ATGTCAGAGTTCCTTAAGAACTCAATTGTTCTAGAGAAGCCATCTATTCTGGACTGCAGCATCGCCACCTTGTTCCCG TTGTACGATGTCGAAGACTGTCTGAAGACCAGCGAGAACGAATTGGAGGAAGAGAAGacgaattattttccaaactGCGACGCGTCTGTCTGGATGAGATCTTGCAAGAAGGAAGTGATCGAACCCATAATTGGCGAAGTGATAGGGAAGATACCAAGTTGGCTGAAAGGAACTTTGTTGAGGAATGGACCGGGTAGCTTACAAGTCGGAGAATACAGCTTCAATCACCTGTTTGATAGCTCAGCTTTATTGCACCG ATTCGCAATTGCTAATGGGAAAGTGACGTACCAATGCAGATTCGTTCAAACAGACGTGTACAAGAAGAACAATGCTGCCCAAAGGATAGTGGTTACTGAATTTGGCACGAAAGCAGTACCAGATCCTTGCAGAAGTATTTTCCAAAG GGTCGCAGCGGTATTCAAACCTGAAGACGACTCTGACAATTCTATGATATCTGTATACCCCTTTGGTGATGAGTATTACACATTTACGGAAACGGCTGTGATTCATCGTATCGATCCAAAAACTTTGGAAACTACAGGCAAG GTAAACGTGTCAGATTACGTTGGAGTTGTGAACCATACATCTCACCCTCACGTAATGAACGATGGCACCGTTTATAATTTGGGACTGAGCATGACGCCAAGAGGACCTTTGTACAATGTCGTATGCTTTTCACCCAATCAAATGATCATTG ATGATTCAGGAGAGGAGAAGGAATTATCTATGTTCGACCAAGCCATCATCGTCGCCAGTATCCCATCTCGATGGTTACTGAATCCTTCTTACATGCACACCTTTGGTAttactgaaaattatttcattatcatAGAACAACCATTAGCAGTGTCTCTGGCTACCGTTGTATCCTGCAAAATAAAACAACAACCAATGCGCGCAGCTTTGAAGTGGTACGAGAAGGAGAAC ACTCTCATACACGTGGTTTCGAGAGAGACTGGATTGTTGGAGAGGACGTTTATTTCAGAGGCATTCTTTTATCTCCATATCATCAATCAATTCGAAACTCGTGATCGTGATTACGTGGTACTGGACATCTGCTGCTATCGTGATGCCAAGATGTTAGATTGTCTGTTTGTCGATGCAATGAAG AATTTGCACAAGAACCCTGACTATGCCAAGATGTTTCGGGGCAGACCTTTGAGGTTCGTATTACCGATGAAACGTCCACGGTCGGATGTACcattggaatataatttgattacCGCAAAAACGGTGAACCAAGGTCTGGAGTCTTTCCAAGATGACTCTGTCAGATGTCAAAGTAAATCTAGTTCAGAGTTCGTTGAAACGTCGACAAATGACGAGGAGGTTAACAAGAGCAAAAAGAATGATTATAAGAATATTCTTCAACGAAAAGCAACCGCTCATAAGCTCGCCAATGGTAGTATCTTTGTAAAACCAGAACTTCTTTGCGATCTGGGCTGTGAAACGCCACGTCTTAATTACGACTCCTGTCTTGGAAGAGAGTATCGGTACTTTTATGCTATTTCTAGTGACGTGGACTTGGATAATCCCGGAACG atcATAAAGGTAGATATCTTGGAAAAAACAAGGAAAACTTGGtgcgaaaaaaacgtttatcCAAGTGAACCGATTTTTGTACCGGATCCTAATGGCAAG AACGAGGACGATGGCGTGGTTCTCAGTTCTATTGTATGGTCTGATAAAGAGACACGTGTTGGATTGCTGATTCTAGACAGCGTGACTCTTACAGAAATCGCAAGAGCCATCTTCGATACTCCTGGCCCCGTGCCAAAATGCTTACATGGTTGGTTTACCTTGGACAAGTAA
- the LOC132913719 gene encoding carotenoid isomerooxygenase isoform X1 has protein sequence MKSSTFNRSRSENDFSSVKLHGLDDLLCRKRMKLSKTSFRLYDVEDCLKTSENELEEEKTNYFPNCDASVWMRSCKKEVIEPIIGEVIGKIPSWLKGTLLRNGPGSLQVGEYSFNHLFDSSALLHRFAIANGKVTYQCRFVQTDVYKKNNAAQRIVVTEFGTKAVPDPCRSIFQRVAAVFKPEDDSDNSMISVYPFGDEYYTFTETAVIHRIDPKTLETTGKVNVSDYVGVVNHTSHPHVMNDGTVYNLGLSMTPRGPLYNVVCFSPNQMIIDDSGEEKELSMFDQAIIVASIPSRWLLNPSYMHTFGITENYFIIIEQPLAVSLATVVSCKIKQQPMRAALKWYEKENTLIHVVSRETGLLERTFISEAFFYLHIINQFETRDRDYVVLDICCYRDAKMLDCLFVDAMKNLHKNPDYAKMFRGRPLRFVLPMKRPRSDVPLEYNLITAKTVNQGLESFQDDSVRCQSKSSSEFVETSTNDEEVNKSKKNDYKNILQRKATAHKLANGSIFVKPELLCDLGCETPRLNYDSCLGREYRYFYAISSDVDLDNPGTIIKVDILEKTRKTWCEKNVYPSEPIFVPDPNGKNEDDGVVLSSIVWSDKETRVGLLILDSVTLTEIARAIFDTPGPVPKCLHGWFTLDK, from the exons ATGAAATCGTCTACGTTTAATAGATCGCGATcggaaaatgatttttcttccgTAAAACTGCACGGACTCGACGACCTGTTATGCaggaaacgaatgaaattgtCCAAGACATCGTTTCGA TTGTACGATGTCGAAGACTGTCTGAAGACCAGCGAGAACGAATTGGAGGAAGAGAAGacgaattattttccaaactGCGACGCGTCTGTCTGGATGAGATCTTGCAAGAAGGAAGTGATCGAACCCATAATTGGCGAAGTGATAGGGAAGATACCAAGTTGGCTGAAAGGAACTTTGTTGAGGAATGGACCGGGTAGCTTACAAGTCGGAGAATACAGCTTCAATCACCTGTTTGATAGCTCAGCTTTATTGCACCG ATTCGCAATTGCTAATGGGAAAGTGACGTACCAATGCAGATTCGTTCAAACAGACGTGTACAAGAAGAACAATGCTGCCCAAAGGATAGTGGTTACTGAATTTGGCACGAAAGCAGTACCAGATCCTTGCAGAAGTATTTTCCAAAG GGTCGCAGCGGTATTCAAACCTGAAGACGACTCTGACAATTCTATGATATCTGTATACCCCTTTGGTGATGAGTATTACACATTTACGGAAACGGCTGTGATTCATCGTATCGATCCAAAAACTTTGGAAACTACAGGCAAG GTAAACGTGTCAGATTACGTTGGAGTTGTGAACCATACATCTCACCCTCACGTAATGAACGATGGCACCGTTTATAATTTGGGACTGAGCATGACGCCAAGAGGACCTTTGTACAATGTCGTATGCTTTTCACCCAATCAAATGATCATTG ATGATTCAGGAGAGGAGAAGGAATTATCTATGTTCGACCAAGCCATCATCGTCGCCAGTATCCCATCTCGATGGTTACTGAATCCTTCTTACATGCACACCTTTGGTAttactgaaaattatttcattatcatAGAACAACCATTAGCAGTGTCTCTGGCTACCGTTGTATCCTGCAAAATAAAACAACAACCAATGCGCGCAGCTTTGAAGTGGTACGAGAAGGAGAAC ACTCTCATACACGTGGTTTCGAGAGAGACTGGATTGTTGGAGAGGACGTTTATTTCAGAGGCATTCTTTTATCTCCATATCATCAATCAATTCGAAACTCGTGATCGTGATTACGTGGTACTGGACATCTGCTGCTATCGTGATGCCAAGATGTTAGATTGTCTGTTTGTCGATGCAATGAAG AATTTGCACAAGAACCCTGACTATGCCAAGATGTTTCGGGGCAGACCTTTGAGGTTCGTATTACCGATGAAACGTCCACGGTCGGATGTACcattggaatataatttgattacCGCAAAAACGGTGAACCAAGGTCTGGAGTCTTTCCAAGATGACTCTGTCAGATGTCAAAGTAAATCTAGTTCAGAGTTCGTTGAAACGTCGACAAATGACGAGGAGGTTAACAAGAGCAAAAAGAATGATTATAAGAATATTCTTCAACGAAAAGCAACCGCTCATAAGCTCGCCAATGGTAGTATCTTTGTAAAACCAGAACTTCTTTGCGATCTGGGCTGTGAAACGCCACGTCTTAATTACGACTCCTGTCTTGGAAGAGAGTATCGGTACTTTTATGCTATTTCTAGTGACGTGGACTTGGATAATCCCGGAACG atcATAAAGGTAGATATCTTGGAAAAAACAAGGAAAACTTGGtgcgaaaaaaacgtttatcCAAGTGAACCGATTTTTGTACCGGATCCTAATGGCAAG AACGAGGACGATGGCGTGGTTCTCAGTTCTATTGTATGGTCTGATAAAGAGACACGTGTTGGATTGCTGATTCTAGACAGCGTGACTCTTACAGAAATCGCAAGAGCCATCTTCGATACTCCTGGCCCCGTGCCAAAATGCTTACATGGTTGGTTTACCTTGGACAAGTAA